CCTAAAAACCATTCTCTTTGTTCCGGTTGCATTTTTCCGGAAGTAACATGGTTTTTAAAAACAGATTCCAGTGTGCTGTTTCCTTCTTTCCATCCGTCACGGTCAGCTAAAACTACGAGTATAACCGGAGCTTCAGTTACTTTCGGCTGGTCAAAAGCAAGAGGTTGAAGTTTTGATTTTTTGTCATGATCTCTCAGTATCATGAGTTTCCAAGGCTGGAGGTTATAACTTGAAGGAGCTTTGGCTGCATCCTCGATAACCGTTTTTAAGAGAGACTCTTCTACATCACGGTCAGGATCAAAAAAATTAATTGCTCTTCTTTTGATGAGAATATCCTTGAAATCCATTAAAGTGTCCTCCTAATTAGTTGTGTTTTATAAATGTTCCGTCCTTATACTCTTGAAATGCCTGATCCAATTCTTCCATGGAACTCATGACGATAGGACCACGCCAAAAAATAGGTTCATTTAATGGTTTGCCGGAAATAAGTAGAAAACGTAAATTTTCTTTATCTGCGGTTACGGCAAGCTCGTCACCTTTATCAAACAGAACAAGTGATCTATTCTTCACTTTAGAACCGTTCACTATACCTTGCCCATCAATTATATAGATGAAAGCAGTGTACTCATTGTTTGTTTGATGCACGAATTCCAATCCTGTCGGAACGGTGCAATCCAGATATTCAGGGTCAATAGCAATGTTTTGCGCCGGACCTTTTATTCCGTCCACAGTTCCTGCAATAATTTTTATTTTAGTACCGTCTTCTCGCACAATTTCAGGGATTTCATCTTTGTTGATTTCGCGGTAGCTGGGCTCAATCATTTTATGAGATGCAGGCAGATTTGCCCACAGCTGGAACCCGAGCATAGAACCGTTTTTATCACCTTTCGGCATTTCCTGATGAATAATGCCGCTTCCGGCAGTCATCCATTGCACACTGCCAGATGAAATTATTCCCTTGTTACCGAGACTGTCACTATGTTCTACATCACCACTGTGAATATAGGTTATGGTTTCAATTCCACGGTGAGGATGCCATGTAAAACCTTTGAGATAGTCCTCTGGATTATGCGAACGAAAATCGTCCAGCATGAGGAATGGGTCAAAAAGCGATGCTTCGAAATATCCGAAAGCACGATGTAGCTTTACACCAGCCCCTTCAGTCACCGGCTCACCTTTAAATATTTGACCTATCTCACGCCTCACAAAGTGCTCCTTTGTTTAAAATATCTATGTCTACATAGTAGCTCTTAGAGTCTATTTTGCAAGTATGAATATGAAAACTTAAGAAAAAAATCTTTTCTGCTTTTATCTATATGTTCTGCATTATATAAAATTCGTAACCGTAGTACCCCTTATGCTTTCGGTATAGTTCAATTTCTCTGCGGGTAAGTTCTATAATCATGTGTCCATCTGTTCCTTTGGTATATTGTGTCGCAAGATTGTTGATGTGTGTTTCTAATGAATCGTAGAAACTATCCCAATCACATTGCGGTATAGTAAAATTACCAAGTATTTTATATCCTTCTTTCTTTATCGCTTTGATGTTTTCTTTTGAATCGCGCATCATTGGGTAAGCTTCAGTCCAAAACGAAAGAAGCTCTTCGGGGATATCCTGTTTAAGCCAGACAGCCTCGCTAATCGCTATATACCCATTAGGCTTGAGAAAACTTTTCCAATATTTTAGAGCGACATCAAATCCCATTATATAGGCTGCGCCTTCGGACCATATTAAGTCAAAGCTTTCCTTATGATAACATAAGTCTGCCATATCGGCTTTTTGGGTGATGATACGATCGCTTAATCCTGCGGTTTTAGCATTACGTTGCACTTCCTGTAAGTATGGCTCATATATGTCTACAGCAATAATATTTGCATTATTTAATGCTGCCAGATCAATTGCATTTCTGCCGTTTCCACAACCGATATCAATAATGCTGGGGTTGTCAGGTAAATTTTTACACAGCTTAAAAGCTCGCTGTGTACTTTGGTAATCGCCGGGCCCTTTTCGGTCGACATTTTCATATATATGAAAGAATGATGTCATAAAATCTTCTGATGCTTTTTTTAATTTAAGTATTTTTTGGGGTGCAGATGACCATGCGCGAATAATTCCAATTTCTTCTTCAGGAATATTTAAAAAGCGAAGAAAACGAGCATGTTTATCTGGGCTTATGCGCTCAAAATCAACATGCCAACGTCGCATTTCTTTTGTGCTGATGCCTGCTTCTTGAAATATTGTTTTCCACGTGTCTTTATTCATAGCGCAGGTATCTGGAAGATCTGACTTGTTGAGAAGGTCCACAACTATTTGTTGCTGGTTTTGAAGTGTAATCATCTCTTCGCTGAGCTCGTCCAATCTTTGTTCCAAGACTGTAGCCAGTTCAGATTTATTTTTTGAATTAAGGAGTTGGGCTATGTTTTTAAGGCTTAGTCCAGCTTCCCGGTATGCACATATTTTATCTAATTTTTCAGCATCTTCGTCGGAGTATTGTCGATATTTGTTTTTTGCATGTTGTATCGGTCTTAACAGACCAATATAATCATAATATAGAAGAGTGCTTCTTGATAATCCATACCTTTTGGCCATTTTGCCTACCGTATACATAGCGCCTCATAATCCCCGCAGAATCTCAGCTGCGGGGATATTTTTCAATGGGTTGTATGGTTTGATGTCTGTGTAATTCTTTTATTCACGCCAATGTTCAGGTCGATTCAGTTCGTCAGCGCAAACAACTGTACCTTGTGTTGAAGTTAGGTCAGTTCCGTTCAAAGCTTGAACCATCCATGCGTCCCAATGTATTTCGGGGATTGGATAAGGCGCTTTTAGCCCATAACTATGGGCAGGAATGAATCCATATTTGGGGTAGTATGTTGGATGGCCAAGCACAAAAACGAAGTCAAAGTCTAATTCTGTAAGATGTTTCAATCCTGCTTTAATCAGCATACCACCAATGCCTTTACTTTGGTATTCAGGGATAACGGCTAGAGGAGCTAATAGCGAAACCTTTTTATTACTATTTATTATCTTACCTGCTGTGAACAATATGTGTCCTACAGGTTTTTTTTCTTGGTACGCAATCAGTGATATTTTCGGATTAGCACTGGGGTCTCCTAGTAATGATTCAACTAGTTTGGCTTCTTTCTCATATCCGAATGCTTCAGCCTGTACTTTAAAAATGTCGCTCAAATCTGCTTCTGTCGTTTGTTTAATGTTCAGTGTCATTTTTTTCCTTCTTATATTTTGTTACCTGAATGTATAATTACATTTATTATGTGCGATTGATTTAATTTAAGCACATCAGGATTAAGAAGATTATAAACTATTAAGCTGTAGACAGGTCAATCAACTATATGCAGATAGGTTAAGGTTAATCAATAGACATAAGAAAGCCGGGGTTCAGAATACTTTTGTGCTACCTTTCAATAAGCAAAAGTGTCTGAACTCCCGGCCTGATCCGGAATATTTAAGTTTTATTAAGGTTTCATAATTTCATCATACCCTTCGATAAGAGCTGTGACTACTGATGGATCAGCCAGTGTTGAAGTGTCACCGAGGTTTGCAGTGTCACCTTCAACAATCTTGCGAAGGATGCGGCGCATAATTTTACCACTTCTGGTTTTAGGCAGCGATGGTGAGAATTGAATCACTTGTGGTGCGGCCAGAGGTCCAATTTCTTTGCGGACGTGATTACGCAGTTCTTTGGTGATATCTTCGTCTTCATCAAATTCTGCTTTAAGAGTTACATAGGCGTAAATTGATTGTCCTTTAATTTCGTGTGGCATTCCTACAACTGCTGCTTCTGAAACAGCGGGATGTGAAACAAGAGCTGATTCTATTTCAGCTGTTCCAAGTCTGTGACCGGATACGTTGATAACGTCATCAACGCGTCCCATGATCCAGAAATAGCCGTCTTTGTCTCTACGTGCTCCGTCTCCTGATTCGTATACACCAGGGAAACCTTGGAAGTATTGTTGTTTGAATCTTTCTTGGTTTCCCCAAACACCGCGAAGCATTCCGGGCCAAGGTTTTCTGATGACAAGGAATCCTCCTTCATTAGGTTCGACTTCTTTGCCATGTCTATCCACAATTACAGCATCAATACCTGGCAACGGTAGTGTTGCGGACCCTGGTTTGAGCGGTGTGGCATATGGCAGTGGCGAAAGAACATGTCCACCTGTTTCAGTCTGCCACCATGTATCCACGATAGGGAGTTTTCCATCGCCTATCTGGTTATGATACCACATCCATGCCTCAGGATTGATCGGTTCGCCGACTGTTCCAAGAATGCGCAGGCTGGAGAGATCATATTTTTCAGTCCATTGATCTCCTTCACGCATCAATGCGCGAATGGCCGTCGGTGCAGTATAGAAAATATTAACTCTGAATTTTTCACAGATCTGCCAGAATCTTGCTGGGTCAGGATATGTTGGGACAGATTCGAACATCACACTGGTAGCTCCGAGAGCGAGCGGGCCGTATACAATATAAGAATGTCCGGTTACCCAACCGATATCCGCTGTGCACCAGTGAACATCGTCGTCTTTAAGATCGAACACCCACTGGCAGGTATGTGCTGCGTAAGTCATGTAACCACCGGTTGTGTGGAAAACACCTTTCGGTTTTCCAGTACTGCCGGAAGTATAGAGGATGAAAATAGGATCTTCTGAGTCCATCAGTTCATAAGGGCAGTTGTCTGTGATGTCAGGGGCGGACATGAGTTCTGCCCACAGGTGATCTCTTCCTTCAACCATTTCAACTTCATTTCCCGCTCTCGGTACGACAACACATTGTTCAACTGTAGGGCATTCTTTAAGAGCTTCATCTGAGTTTGGTTTCAAAGGAATTACTCTACCGCCTCTAAGAACTCCGTCACCAGTGATGTGAACTTTTACGCCGCAGTCGTTGATGCGGTCACGTAGGCTGTTGGAGCTGAAGCCTGCAAAAATGATTGTGTGAGGTGCTCCTATTCTGGTACATGCCAACATTGCAATTGCCAGTTCCGGTATCATGGGCAGATAGATTGAAACTCGGTCGCCTTTTTCGACTCCCAGTTTTTTAAGCACGTTTGCAAAACGGCAGACTTCACGATGAAGCATATCGTATGTATAAACTTTTACTTCATTGTCCTGTTCACCTTGCCAGATGAGTGCTGCTTTGTTGCGGCGTCCATTCTTAAGGTGTCGATCAAGGCAGTTTGCAGATGCATTGAGTTTTCCGCCTTCAAACCATTTGATTTCGGGTTTATCGAAATCGTACTCAAGGACGGTGTCCCATTTACGGTCCCATGTGAGGAGTTCCTCTGCGCGTTCAGCCCAGAATCCATCCATATCGTTGATGGAACGATCATAAATGGCTTTATATTCCTCAAGACTTTTTACACATGCAGTCGGATTAGACGGAGGAGTAAAAAGTCTGTGTTCTGTGGAAAGGCTTTCAATTTTATTTTCTTCTTTCATCTCCTGAACCTCCTGAGAATTTTTGCAAATGTCTGTTTATGTAGATAAGTTGTATTCGGTCAGTCGCCTGTAGCACAGTCCTTTTGACCAGATGAGTTATTTATATACGTTTTGTTAAGATGGTGCACATGTTTTTCGATAAACGGTATCGTAAAAAATCTATGCAGGAGGAAGTACCGTTTGGCGGAGTGAAAGGCCCGTTCACCTAAATAAGCTACCGTTAATGGATATTTGTAACCCTTGCCCGAGTCTGTAGACTGGTGTTATCGGTGTATAATAGTCCAAAAAAGATGAAAAAAGGAAGTTTTACTCGATGAAAGCTCTTGTCATAAATCTTACTCGTTTCGGGGATTTACTCCAAACTCAACCAGTGGTTTCCGGTCTTGTGCAAAACGGATATGAGACCAGTATTCTGTGTCTTGAAAATTTTGCCGGAACAATGGATCTTATGCAGGATGTTTTCTCAACTTTTGCATTGCCTGGAGCTTCTGTTCTTGCCGCTCTTGACCGTGATTGGCGGGAATCATTGAAACTATTTGAAACATTTTGCGCTGAAGTATTGATACAGGTTGATCCTGATTTGATCGTGAATTTGACCCCGTCGCTTCCTGCTCGCCTGCTGGCGATGCGGTTTAGTCGAATGGAGGGGAAGGTTCGCAAAGTACGCGGTTTTGCCATTGATAGTTTCGGTTTTAACGCTGATACCACGCCGTGGGCAGGGTTTCTGCAAGTCGCTTCGACTAACCGGGGGGCAAGTCCTTTTAACGTCGTTGATCTGTTTAGCCGAGTAGCAGGGCTAGGGGATACAGTCCCTTTTAAATTGGCTGATCCTTCTCCCAAAATGAAGGCGGCGGCTGACATACTTTTGGGCGGCATTATAGAGGGAGCAGAAGGTTTTGTGGGTTTTCAACCGGGGGCGAGTGAAGAGCGTAGACGCTGGCCTGTTAAATATTTCAGAGAACTTGGTGAGCGTTTATGGAGAGAGTTGCGGAAAATTCCTGTGCTTTTAGGGACCAAGGGAGAACAAACTCTCGGAGACAGAATTCTTGAGGGGGCTTCTTTTCCTTCCTTGAATTTGATGGGTAAAACAGGGCTTCCTGAACTTGCAGCTGTGCTTGGCAAACTTGATGTACTTGTGACAA
This sequence is a window from Desulfovibrio sp. UCD-KL4C. Protein-coding genes within it:
- a CDS encoding pirin family protein, translated to MRREIGQIFKGEPVTEGAGVKLHRAFGYFEASLFDPFLMLDDFRSHNPEDYLKGFTWHPHRGIETITYIHSGDVEHSDSLGNKGIISSGSVQWMTAGSGIIHQEMPKGDKNGSMLGFQLWANLPASHKMIEPSYREINKDEIPEIVREDGTKIKIIAGTVDGIKGPAQNIAIDPEYLDCTVPTGLEFVHQTNNEYTAFIYIIDGQGIVNGSKVKNRSLVLFDKGDELAVTADKENLRFLLISGKPLNEPIFWRGPIVMSSMEELDQAFQEYKDGTFIKHN
- the acs gene encoding acetate--CoA ligase is translated as MKEENKIESLSTEHRLFTPPSNPTACVKSLEEYKAIYDRSINDMDGFWAERAEELLTWDRKWDTVLEYDFDKPEIKWFEGGKLNASANCLDRHLKNGRRNKAALIWQGEQDNEVKVYTYDMLHREVCRFANVLKKLGVEKGDRVSIYLPMIPELAIAMLACTRIGAPHTIIFAGFSSNSLRDRINDCGVKVHITGDGVLRGGRVIPLKPNSDEALKECPTVEQCVVVPRAGNEVEMVEGRDHLWAELMSAPDITDNCPYELMDSEDPIFILYTSGSTGKPKGVFHTTGGYMTYAAHTCQWVFDLKDDDVHWCTADIGWVTGHSYIVYGPLALGATSVMFESVPTYPDPARFWQICEKFRVNIFYTAPTAIRALMREGDQWTEKYDLSSLRILGTVGEPINPEAWMWYHNQIGDGKLPIVDTWWQTETGGHVLSPLPYATPLKPGSATLPLPGIDAVIVDRHGKEVEPNEGGFLVIRKPWPGMLRGVWGNQERFKQQYFQGFPGVYESGDGARRDKDGYFWIMGRVDDVINVSGHRLGTAEIESALVSHPAVSEAAVVGMPHEIKGQSIYAYVTLKAEFDEDEDITKELRNHVRKEIGPLAAPQVIQFSPSLPKTRSGKIMRRILRKIVEGDTANLGDTSTLADPSVVTALIEGYDEIMKP
- a CDS encoding GNAT family N-acetyltransferase, which translates into the protein MTLNIKQTTEADLSDIFKVQAEAFGYEKEAKLVESLLGDPSANPKISLIAYQEKKPVGHILFTAGKIINSNKKVSLLAPLAVIPEYQSKGIGGMLIKAGLKHLTELDFDFVFVLGHPTYYPKYGFIPAHSYGLKAPYPIPEIHWDAWMVQALNGTDLTSTQGTVVCADELNRPEHWRE
- a CDS encoding nitroreductase family protein — translated: MDFKDILIKRRAINFFDPDRDVEESLLKTVIEDAAKAPSSYNLQPWKLMILRDHDKKSKLQPLAFDQPKVTEAPVILVVLADRDGWKEGNSTLESVFKNHVTSGKMQPEQREWFLGATQGLYGKSSESSQAFANKNAGLFCMSLMYAASAHGLETHPMDGFDHDGVKKELNISDNYWIPMLIAVGYLKPGVEINPKGWRQSYEEMVIK
- a CDS encoding glycosyltransferase family 9 protein, producing the protein MKALVINLTRFGDLLQTQPVVSGLVQNGYETSILCLENFAGTMDLMQDVFSTFALPGASVLAALDRDWRESLKLFETFCAEVLIQVDPDLIVNLTPSLPARLLAMRFSRMEGKVRKVRGFAIDSFGFNADTTPWAGFLQVASTNRGASPFNVVDLFSRVAGLGDTVPFKLADPSPKMKAAADILLGGIIEGAEGFVGFQPGASEERRRWPVKYFRELGERLWRELRKIPVLLGTKGEQTLGDRILEGASFPSLNLMGKTGLPELAAVLGKLDVLVTNDTGTMHLAAGEGTPVAAVFLATAQPWDTGPAAANSLCLEPEVDCHPCPFGVPCPHDNMCRHAIKADVVFEAVSKFIIKGEWVPSTVKGARQYLTGHDELGFMSLSSLSGHDETDRYKWITLQRELYRRFLDEEDISALILTSTPPSLEFRLRLTKSLSEVRDLLFLLSKQAELLQGNPMESLKIKFLANLQKIQDILSSCPELTVLSSLWSFESRANDTMDGLALLLKRYRSLVFALHVSFE
- a CDS encoding MerR family transcriptional regulator; translated protein: MYTVGKMAKRYGLSRSTLLYYDYIGLLRPIQHAKNKYRQYSDEDAEKLDKICAYREAGLSLKNIAQLLNSKNKSELATVLEQRLDELSEEMITLQNQQQIVVDLLNKSDLPDTCAMNKDTWKTIFQEAGISTKEMRRWHVDFERISPDKHARFLRFLNIPEEEIGIIRAWSSAPQKILKLKKASEDFMTSFFHIYENVDRKGPGDYQSTQRAFKLCKNLPDNPSIIDIGCGNGRNAIDLAALNNANIIAVDIYEPYLQEVQRNAKTAGLSDRIITQKADMADLCYHKESFDLIWSEGAAYIMGFDVALKYWKSFLKPNGYIAISEAVWLKQDIPEELLSFWTEAYPMMRDSKENIKAIKKEGYKILGNFTIPQCDWDSFYDSLETHINNLATQYTKGTDGHMIIELTRREIELYRKHKGYYGYEFYIMQNI